In the genome of Cryptomeria japonica chromosome 8, Sugi_1.0, whole genome shotgun sequence, one region contains:
- the LOC131079445 gene encoding osmotin-like protein isoform X1, producing the protein MSLMSRWGLAMLFAVFSGIAGGKMMVGSSYKSKPWRVSVVNNCSFNIWPGVQPRAGYPVLALGGFSLKPNQIKSFNVTKQWEGHIWGRTGCNFTQLNACLTGDCNGKLHCNGTKGKNPLTLVELSFHHNITTYTVSLLQGFNLPLTITAHGGEGNCSKAVCRGNILSTCPHIMQVKSVAEEVVACKSACQALRTDMYCCANQYNSSDACTPSQYAINFKRACPHAYAFPYDNADLIHTCIHPREIRLIFCH; encoded by the exons ATGAGTTTAATGTCAAGATGGGGGCTTGCTATGCTATTTGCTGTGTTTTCAG GAATTGCAGGTGGAAAGATGATGGTGGGCAGCAGCTATAAAAGCAAGCCTTGGAGAGTTAGTGTAGTTAACAACTGTAGTTTCAACATATGGCCCGGAGTGCAGCCAAGGGCAGGTTACCCTGTTCTAGCACTAGGAGGGTTTTCTCTCAAACCCAATCAGATCAAAAGCTTCAATGTGACAAAGCAGTGGGAGGGACATATTTGGGGCAGGACAGGCTGCAACTTCACACAGCTAAATGCCTGCCTCACAGGAGATTGCAATGGAAAACTACACTGCAATGGCACAAAGGGAAAAAACCCTCTCACTCTTGTTGAGCTATCATTCCACCATAATATCACAACTTATACAGTAAGTCTTTTGCAGGGCTTTAATTTGCCCTTAACCATTACAGCTCATGGAGGTGAAGGGAATTGTAGTAAGGCAGTATGCAGAGGTAATATCCTCAGCACTTGTCCTCATATTATGCAGGTGAAGAGTGTTGCAGAGGAAGTGGTAGCCTGCAAGAGTGCATGCCAGGCTTTGAGAACAGATATGTACTGCTGTGCTAATCAGTATAACAGTTCTGATGCATGCACTCCTAGTCAGTATGCCATCAACTTTAAAAGGGCATGTCCTCATGCTTATGCATTTCCTTATGACAATGCTGATTTGATTCACACTTGTATTCACCCTAGAGAGATCAGGCTCATTTTCTGTCACTAA
- the LOC131079445 gene encoding osmotin-like protein isoform X2 codes for MSLMSRWGLAMLFAVFSGGKMMVGSSYKSKPWRVSVVNNCSFNIWPGVQPRAGYPVLALGGFSLKPNQIKSFNVTKQWEGHIWGRTGCNFTQLNACLTGDCNGKLHCNGTKGKNPLTLVELSFHHNITTYTVSLLQGFNLPLTITAHGGEGNCSKAVCRGNILSTCPHIMQVKSVAEEVVACKSACQALRTDMYCCANQYNSSDACTPSQYAINFKRACPHAYAFPYDNADLIHTCIHPREIRLIFCH; via the exons ATGAGTTTAATGTCAAGATGGGGGCTTGCTATGCTATTTGCTGTGTTTTCAG GTGGAAAGATGATGGTGGGCAGCAGCTATAAAAGCAAGCCTTGGAGAGTTAGTGTAGTTAACAACTGTAGTTTCAACATATGGCCCGGAGTGCAGCCAAGGGCAGGTTACCCTGTTCTAGCACTAGGAGGGTTTTCTCTCAAACCCAATCAGATCAAAAGCTTCAATGTGACAAAGCAGTGGGAGGGACATATTTGGGGCAGGACAGGCTGCAACTTCACACAGCTAAATGCCTGCCTCACAGGAGATTGCAATGGAAAACTACACTGCAATGGCACAAAGGGAAAAAACCCTCTCACTCTTGTTGAGCTATCATTCCACCATAATATCACAACTTATACAGTAAGTCTTTTGCAGGGCTTTAATTTGCCCTTAACCATTACAGCTCATGGAGGTGAAGGGAATTGTAGTAAGGCAGTATGCAGAGGTAATATCCTCAGCACTTGTCCTCATATTATGCAGGTGAAGAGTGTTGCAGAGGAAGTGGTAGCCTGCAAGAGTGCATGCCAGGCTTTGAGAACAGATATGTACTGCTGTGCTAATCAGTATAACAGTTCTGATGCATGCACTCCTAGTCAGTATGCCATCAACTTTAAAAGGGCATGTCCTCATGCTTATGCATTTCCTTATGACAATGCTGATTTGATTCACACTTGTATTCACCCTAGAGAGATCAGGCTCATTTTCTGTCACTAA